Sequence from the Ictalurus furcatus strain D&B chromosome 29, Billie_1.0, whole genome shotgun sequence genome:
agtgagagcacacacacacacacacacacacacacacacacacacacacacattgtttatgACATTGTTATTATAATGTGTCTATAATCACAAATCACagtgagagcacacacacacacacacacattgtttatgACATTGTTATTATAATGTGTCTATAATCACAAATCACagtgagagcacacacacacacacacacacacacacacattgtttatgACATTGTTATTATAATGTGTCTATAATCACAAATCATagtgagagcacacacacacacacacacacacacacacacattgtttatgACATTGTTATTATAATGTGTCTATAATCACAAATCACagtgagagcacacacacacacacacacacacacacacacacacacacattgtttatgACATTGTTATTATAATGTGTCTATAATCACAAATCACagtgagagcacacacacacacacacacacacacacacacacacagtccacgTGTAGTCATCCTCAGATGCTCAGGTGTATCCTCTCTCAGCTGTATGTCGCTTCGGATAAAAACGTCGGCtaaatgaggtaaatgtaaacttctgtgtgtgtactgacattgtgtgtatttacattaaAGTAAACACATACAATTTCACTACTGAACAGGACTTTTCCTCACTAAGGTGATAACAGGGTCAGTGAAACGTCGTGTtagtttaaattttaaaaagatcttTGCGAATTTCAGTAGTTTAAATCTGTACCATATCTGCCTCAGGACACTAGATGGCGCGCGTATGTAAAACAAAAgtttgcgcatgcgcagtgttaTATCGGCGGCAGACGCGAGATCTCGGGTGTTTAAAGGTGCGCATGCGCAGAACAGAATCGCGTATTTTCCGACAGGTTACATAGGTTTTTAGCAATATAGCTAATaagatattaatataataaaacatcagAGTTTTAAAACTGCGccttaattataataaacatttataaagactACATCTGACTGTGTATTCACTGCGCTGTACTGAAGGTAATGTCGACTGTTATTACAACTATCTGCGCTCTGTTTGTTTAAGATAACTGTTGCTAACGTAGCGTAGCATCACTGTACGCTTTGTGCAGCAGTTTGGCTGTTAGCTTTAGCAGCTAATGCTAACGGACTGTGTAGCTAGTGTAGATGAGTTGAGCCATGTTTACAGTAATTAAAGTACTTaatgtacataaatattactCCATTTATCCATGGCGTCTCCACTCTTTTAGCATGTTTAATGCGTTTAGGTAGTTAGCAAATGCTAATacggtgtgtttatttatttgtgaatttgatTGAAAGTGATTATTTACAGTATTGTAGGGTTAGCATTAATGCTaactgtagatgatgagtaAATAACAGTGTAGTTAGTtttgtgtatataatatttatctGCCCATTAGGATGTTTCATGTCTGTCAGGATCATGTCATAGAGGCGCATAAACATGACgtcataaaaataacaaatacgAAATATCAATGTGTTTAAATTTTACTGAACATTATTGCAAATATGctttgtctgtttctctctttgccTGTCTCTGAGTTATTACAATAAaacattctgttgtttattCTTCATTAAATTCCGTAGATTCCGTACCTGTCTAGTAGAGTCTGCAGGTTCAGTACCTGTTCAGTATATTCCATAAATTCAGCACTTGTTCATCAGATTCTGTATCTGTTCAGAAGAGTCTGTAAGATAAATAAGTTTTAGTCATTAAAATGTTGGTTTTTATTCAGTAGACACAgattgtgcgtgtgtatgtgtggtcagtctggtgtaaaaacaaaagtgaCTTTGTGTTTGGCCATGCGATGCCACTTTCATgtgaatatatacatacacactcacacacacttcagctgGAGAAGTacaagggagagagacagagagcaggagagagataTGGAAGGGTCTCAGACAGGGAGAGATGTTGGagtatgaatggatggagagatacagacagactcTCAGTACTGGTGGGAGGTGACATGGGAACTGAcaactttctgtgtgtgtgtgtgtgtgtgtgtgtgtgtgtgtgtgtgtgtgtgtgtagggaatgCGGGATGACGTCGGTGGTGTTGGTAGACAGTGGAGGAGCCGTGCTGGAGTACATTACTGCAGTGGAGGATCTACATcaggtacatacacacatacaaactttTCTGATGAACACATCTACACACTGGCCTGTCCAGActgatatctatctatctctctctctctgtcttgctctctctctctctctctctctctctgtctctctctctctctttgtgtaaCAGGAAGAGGGTGTATGTGAAGTTGAGggagtgtgtgaaggtgtgtgtgaagTGGAGGATATGTGTGAGGATGTGTGTGAGGTAGAGGGAGTGTGTGAtcaggaagaagaggaggtaTGTTCACCCGCACAGGTGTTTGTGTACGATGAGAACACGGAGCTGATGCAGGGGGTCGCTGAGGAACAGGAAGTGGAGACAGAAGTAGTGGAAACGGgtaacgcacacacactgacactgccTCATGTGGCTCTCTGCTGAACTGCAGCACTGTTCTGTCTCGCTGCCCCTCTGTTCTGTCTCGCTGCCCCTCTGTTCTGTCTCGCTGCCCCTCTGTTCTGTCTCGCTCCCTCTctgttctgtctctctgccgCCCCGTACTGTCTCGCTGCTGCCACTCTGTACCGTCTCGCTGCCCCTGTGTTCTGTCTCGCTGCTGttctgtgctgtaatgtatgtttGCTTGTAACAGTAGATTTGAGCAAGATTACACACTGCATACTGCACTTTATTCTTCATTCAGGTCTTTTGTAATTCAGTCACACAGTCTGAGAGGGAAATGGTTTTCAGATGATTCACAGAtaaaatacagatattaaaCTTACTCCAgcaataattgtgtgtgtgtgtgtgtgtgtgtgtgtgtttgtgtgtatatgtgatcgtgtgtgtgtgccctgcaatgggttggcaccccgtccagggtgtccccagactcataagtcccctgggatagactccaggctccccgtgaccctgtgtaggataagtgctacagaaaatggatggaatttttctttctctctgcctgctagCAGTTTTTCGTTAGCAACGTTAGCACTGCTTCTGCTCTCTTGTGGCTGTGTGCTGAAATACAGCCCTGCAGTATGACCTCAGAAAGATCACTGAACTCAGTAATTCAGTCAAACATTAACAAAACATTATGTGTAAAACCTAGCTTCAGGCTGAGTTCGTTTATACCACCATAAATATCCACTGAGGTGCTTCACATCTTTTTTTCATCTCTGATTTGTGGGTGATGGAGATCTAACTTAAACTGGactcaacaaaataaaaacttttaaaaaattacttgtGTATAATTATCACCAATGTCAGCACTTTTACTAATTGTTTTGCTAATTGGAAATGGAACATGGGCGTATTTTTGATTTCGTCACAGAATTGTGAACCCACAGTCCTGTGACGAATTCAAAAATACGCCCGTGGTCATTAGGCTAGGAAATCTGGAAGTATTGGTAAGTCTTTATAGTTTAGTAGaattataaacattttcttCATGACCTTATTAAAGTGAAACCACAATTTTTAGTCACATTGCATGGACTTGTGCTTTTCTCCATTAACAGACTCAATTTTCAACATCATTTCTTTATCAATGTGTGCaaatttaacataaaaatatcgTAGTAAAGAAATTTATACgctgttaataaaaatattagatCAGTTTTAGTGGTAGCTTTTAGAGAATCCCTTAcattattaactttattctgaGGTAAAATTTCTGTAGCTGACAATTTAAGAAATCCGTCAGTTAGTGAgctatatatcttatatatgtTATGGATAAGCTGCGTGTTTGATAAGTGTGTAAATTAGACTGAaataatgaagtaaataaatgaattctgAGGTAAATTCTTCGTATAGTACAGAGGCACGCTGTGCGGCAGGATCTGCGGCGGTGCTTCGGCGATATTAGAGGTGGAGTGATCTCTCTTATTCGAGCGCTTAGCGTGCGAGTCAATGGCGTTGTTTTTTCCTCTCACCTATATTCAGGGCAGTTACGCCTTCctgtgctgtgattggctgacagctcgTGAATATGCGCTACTAGCCAATCCCAGCACAGGAGGGCTGGGCAATCGTCAGGCGCGGGAGGCGGGAACTGCCGGAGTGCAggtgggaaagaaagaaaataacgcGAGTCAATGAGTATGAACGTGAAGCTAAACATGGCGACGTCGCTTCATGAGGGAGCCGCTAACCAGTTGGATTTACTCATCCGTGCAGGTAATGCGGGCATAATTCTCAGAAAGCAGCTTTGCCACTCGGGGTAGTGTGCgtgattgtgtgtttttgtgaagtTGTAGGTCGCCGGTGCAGTTGTGAAGTTAGCGGAGGGCATATTGCAGGAAGTGGATCACCTTGGTTCGGTTCCGTGTGTAGAACCTTTATGGCGGCTGGTTTTATAATATTCTGCTATgcgttttaaaaatgcatttgtttattttgcaggtgttttgtaAAGTGTGTAGATGTGGTGTAACTGCGTGTTTGTTGATAGCGGTGTAAAAATAACGGGCTTGGAGGCGAAACCAGGAAGTGTGAGCGCGCGTGAGGCCGAATCCCAAACGACTGCTCAGTCCTCACACCCGCGTCCTACGTAGTGTGTGACGCAATGACGCACATCCCCTATGTAGTGTCCTATGTGTTGAGTAGGGATGGATTTGCGATGTGGCGCGTGTTGTCTTGCCTCCGTCTGTGCCACGCTGTCTCACACAGGAAGGACACACACTGGGCTTTTAATTTCAGCCTGTGTAAGGAGTGTATGATTATAAAGCGTTATAACGGATATATAGCGCGGTGTTCACAGCGATGCGGTGGTGTTATTCACTCTCACTTGGATTTGATGATAAATGTGAATGTACCGTGGCTGGAAAACAGCACACCTCCTGACTCCAGActtaataaatggattaatatATGTAATGTATGTTTAGTGAAATTAGTTTTATTAATCACATTAGCACTCCGTGTGATATAGTTTTCGCCTCTCCCCCGTCCCGTTATCTAACCCGACCAAGACCAGCGATCTGTTTTTACTCCTTATTACCCCTCCCTCCatcatgttttatgtttttagaACTTTAAATCGATGTGTGTTTATATCGATCAAAACCGGTTAAACCAAACagcttattatatatttttgcactGAAATCCGATTGAATCCTAGACATATTTCGATGGCGGAAGCGTTGCTACTCCACCGGGGGCGGGGCTCGCCGTTTGATTGACGCCCAATTCTGTCCAATAGGAACGCGCGACGCTTTCGAATTCTCAGCTCGGCCACTCTCGGCCACGCGCCGTTCGTGCGTCATTCTGAAAACCGTCCAATCAGAGTGGGGGGCGGGGCATGAAGGGCAGGAAGCGAAGTGGAGGGAAAGCGTGTAAACAGGGAAGACGAGCGCAGCGCTGCTATTCTGAGACACACACTTAGACGCAGGATGTCTCTCAAACCAATCTGTGCACCCTTAAAAATGCACTACACTGtggagcttgtgtgtgtgtgtgtgtgtgtgtgtgtgtgtgtgtgtgtgtaatgcctAAAGATAGGCTCTGTATGGAAGGCACTTGTGTCCAAACATGGGCAGTGCAGGAGTGTGTGGGAGGAGGAGTGGATAGACAGGGGCAGGTGAGGGGTTTAGTGGgggtgtagtgtttgtgtgtgtgtgtgtgtggtgggggtcTCGAGCTGTGGGTCATCATATGATAAAATAAGACTGGTGACGTAGGTGaagttgtgtgtgagtgatgtgttATCTTCAGCTGGAGCAGCAGATCTGTGCACAACTACTTTTATTTGGTGAAGGGAATTATGGGATTGAGGAAGCAGCAGCCATCATCCTGCAGTCTGAACCATAACTGTGTTGTAGAACCTTTAAAACCGCTGTGTATATTCAGTTACACATTATGGATACAGGTTAATTCCATAGTTCtgttaactctgtgtgtgtgttacagtggagGCATCAGTACATGGAGGCTCCGGTGTTCACTGCACTGATAAAACAATTGAAGCAGCAGAAGCTCTTTTACACATGGACTCACCATCAAGCTTGCGGGGAGACCGCAgtccaggtacacacacaatcacacagaaATATGTGCTGTTTGTAGAGGAGTAGTTTTCAGGACGTGCATGTTCAGTAAAGTCTTGGAACTTTTGTGCTGAATCCCATTCCATTCTCAggatgaaatgtgtgtgtgtgtgtgtgtgtgtgtgtgtgtgtgtgtgtgtgtgtatagaggtGTTTGTCCCTCCATGTGTATCCACTCCAGAGTTCCTGCATGCCGCCATGCGTCCTGATGTTGTCACGGAAACAGTGGTGGAGGTCAGCACAGAGGAGGTGGAGCCTATGGAGGTGGTGACTTTAATCAAGGAAccgagagggatggagagagatgggcggaaaaagaaaagtaagaacaaatacacacagaggGATGTGATtactgccccctgctggtcaTGTCCTCAATCACATGACTGTCTCAGATTTCACTTGTACACCAATACCACATCATTTGCATATAAAGCTCAAGTGTGTGATGTTCTGCCCCGCCCACATTGCTCTGCCTTCTTTCTCTGTGCACAACCTCGAGGTTGTGTCTTGCCACTGCCAGTGCTAACGCagcataacattttatttactggtGTGATGTCTGTATataagagctgtgtgtgtgtgtgtgtgtgtgtgtgtgtgtgtgtgtgtgtgtgttctgtagcTGGGAGGAAGCCCAATAAGCCCCACCCCATCCCCAATGGTTCTCCAGATTTAGGCATCAAGAAGAAGTCAAGAGAGGGCAAAGGTCaggctgtgtgtttgtatgaatgATGGTGACGAGAGTATATGataactgtgtgtttgtgtgtgtgtacgctcactgtccactttaataggaacatgtACACCTGCTTATATTCAGTTATTCTAGCAATCAGTCATGTGGCAACAGCACAGTGTATAAAATCTTGCAGATTCAGGTCAAGAggttcaggtaatgttcacattctgatctgccacatgattggctgattggataactgcatagatgagcaggtgtacaggtgtttctattaCCGTGTATGTGATattggggtgtgtgtttgtgtgtggatgatgatgatgatgatgatgatgatgattttgtgtgcgtgtgtgcgtgctgtAGGCAGTACGTACCTGTGGGAGTTCCTGTTGGACTTGCTGCAGGATAAGAACACCTGTCCCAGATACATTAAGTGGACCCAGAGGGAGAAAGGCATCTTTAAGCTGGTGGACTCTAAAGCCGTGTCCAAGCTGTGGGGCAAACACAAGAACAAACCCGACATGAACTACGAGACCATGGGACGTGCCCTCAGGTAAAAACACACGCACCTGCACTTCTGCTCAGGTTGGAGCAgaacaactctttttcttttgatgttcattttatatttaaagctgGGTGGTATAAAACAGGACGATACGACACCGCTGTATGTTGTATGGGTGGTGCTTCCTAAGTCTTGGCTTTTGTGAAGAGGTCACACTGTGAAATGTCGATCTTCTGTTGGTCACATGTCTTCACGTGATATGAATTCGCAGGTCAGAGTTGCCAAACTTGGACTGTGGAACACAGCGAAATGAATGGAATTGGAGATGTGGCGTGATGAAGGTCTCGTGTGACACTGTGTTCACCTCAGGGTTACAGGCTCTAAAAGTTCGGCAGCAGCGAATAGGGGTCAAGGGTTCAGGCTCAGGGTGCAGGGTGTTGGGCGTAAGGGTTCCAGAGTAGGGCTATAGGGCCTTTTGTCTAATATTGTTTAATAAGGAAGAAGAAAGTAAAGGATTTTAATAGCAGTGCTCTCTAGTGGACATGCTGTCTGTCTGcatatctctctcacactctcactctctctctcccccccccccccccattttctctctctcgctctctttgcTCCATCTGTAGGTACTACTATCAAAGAGGGATCCTGTCAAAGGTCGAAGGTCAGAGGTTAGTCTACCAGTTTAAGGAAATGCCTAAAGACATTGTTGTCATTGATGATGACAAGTGTGATGCAGATGATCTGGGCGGGGCTTATGAGCATGTCATGGCCACTGACCTCTCCAAAACGTCGGGCATCCTGAGAGGGGTGGGGCCAGTTATAAGCCCCACCTCTCCCAAAACCAAGCCCTTGCCCAATGTCACGCCCATTCAACGCATAGTGACCGTTTCCACGCCAACAGAGTCGCCGCATGCCACAATTATTCCCAACGCCAGTGCACCcaggtactgtgtgtgtgtgtgtgcgtgtgtgtgtgtgtattgtttggtgtgtgtgtaatctctTCTGCGTCTGCAGGACTGTCCGAGTTGCTATGCAAGTCCCTGTTGTCATGACAACGCCCCTGGGTCAGAAGATCTCACCGGTTGCCATCTCAACAGCGACCCCACCTCCTTCCAGCGTTACCACGGTGACCGGAGCCTCCACCCCGAAGGTTCTGATCCAGACGGTTCCGGCCATGGAGAACAGCGATAAGATCACGCTACAGCTCGCCAAGATAatcaccatcacacccattaCTCTCGCCCTGCCCCCTGGCACAGGTCCTGCCCACTCACACCCTCATAGCTCCGCCCCCACCACACGGCTTCCTGTGCAGATACATGTTCAGTCTGACagtcacatgacacacacagagccaacCCAGGAAGTGGAGGGACACACACAGGAAGTCACAGcttacacacacagctaaagGGGGAGACAGTCTCTTCTCtgtcacgcacacacatacaccagccaaacaggaagtggaaatgCGCAGACAGGAAGTAGTAATAGCACAAATTTGTggaactaaaaacaaaaaaagagagactgtcATGGAAcattaactaacacacacaagaacacaGCAGCCCTGTAAATTCATTGAGACTGTTTTATGGGACCAGCGTGAAGGGCACTACAGACAGGAAGAACACTACACAGGACACAGTCCGTATGACTGTACAcacagaggagtgtgtgtgtgtgtgtgtgtgtgtgtgtgtactcacacTTTTATACTTGTACAGAGacttaatccttttttttttttcttttttttttgcatttgtgatGCAAAACCAGCATTTAAGTTTGGACCGTcactgtgatgatgtcacaggaTGAAGGGAAAGGACAGATGGGCGGGAGAAGGgaatgtgagagtgagagagagataggaaggaaagaaagaatgaatagGAAGTGAGAAAaagggaatgtgtgtgtattattattattattattattattattattattattattgttattatttcttcAGTGGAGGGttaataaggtgtgtgtgtgtgtgtgtgtgtgtgtgtgtgctgtaccaAGCGCAGTATTACAGACAGCTAATCACACAATGCTGTTTAAGGTCAAAGTTCaacatttccttttctttcctctactgtgtgtgtgtgtgtgtgtgtgtgtgtgtgtgtgtgtgtcctgagtCAGAGGAACagcaggatgaggaggaggaggatgatgatgatgatgatggtgtttgtATATTGAACATTAGAATTGTACACTCTATTTTGTTGTACTCTGTATTCCAGTAGATTTTACTGAATTATAAATCACTGAactctccatctctcgctctcgctctctctctctctctctctcgctctctctctctctctctctctctgaaatggTTACTCATTTCTCTGCTGTGcaatacactacatggccaaaagtatgtggacacatgaccatcacacccatatgtggttcttctccaaactgttgccacaaactcAGAAGCACacagtttcccttcagtggaactaagaggaacccaaacactgttccagcatgacgacgcccctgtgcacaaagcgagctccatgaagacgtggtgtgtgaaggttgggaAAAGATAGAAGAACTCgagtcctgcacagagctctgacctcaaccccactgactcatcacctttgggatgaactggaactggagtctccttacatCAACGTCAGCACCTCACCTCCAGCACCTcacccacagccacgccccaaactctagtggaaagccttcccagaagagtggagcacaTTATAACAGCGAAGGGgaataaatcaattaaaactCAACTCACTAAGACGAGACGTAAAACGCTGAGTCAACTaacccaaaacacaaacactacaaCATGCACACAACGTCacagaagaaaggaaaacacaagTATGGATTATGAAGTGAGGAGGACAGAGAGGGGAACCTTGTGGAACATCTCAATATCACCACTGATCTCCAAACTTGCCATCTATAATGTATGTAGAATTtaaccgatcagccataacattaaaccacctccctaatattgtgtaggttcccctTGTGCCTTCAAGGAAGcggcagatcctttaagtcctgtaagttgcgaggtggggcctctctggatcggacttgtttgtccggcacatctcacagatgctggatcagat
This genomic interval carries:
- the elf2b gene encoding ETS-related transcription factor Elf-2b isoform X1, whose translation is MTSVVLVDSGGAVLEYITAVEDLHQEEGVCEVEGVCEGVCEVEDMCEDVCEVEGVCDQEEEEVCSPAQVFVYDENTELMQGVAEEQEVETEVVETVEASVHGGSGVHCTDKTIEAAEALLHMDSPSSLRGDRSPEVFVPPCVSTPEFLHAAMRPDVVTETVVEVSTEEVEPMEVVTLIKEPRGMERDGRKKKTGRKPNKPHPIPNGSPDLGIKKKSREGKGSTYLWEFLLDLLQDKNTCPRYIKWTQREKGIFKLVDSKAVSKLWGKHKNKPDMNYETMGRALRYYYQRGILSKVEGQRLVYQFKEMPKDIVVIDDDKCDADDLGGAYEHVMATDLSKTSGILRGVGPVISPTSPKTKPLPNVTPIQRIVTVSTPTESPHATIIPNASAPRTVRVAMQVPVVMTTPLGQKISPVAISTATPPPSSVTTVTGASTPKVLIQTVPAMENSDKITLQLAKIITITPITLALPPGTGPAHSHPHSSAPTTRLPVQIHVQSDSHMTHTEPTQEVEGHTQEVTAYTHS
- the elf2b gene encoding ETS-related transcription factor Elf-2b isoform X2; amino-acid sequence: MSMNVKLNMATSLHEGAANQLDLLIRAVEASVHGGSGVHCTDKTIEAAEALLHMDSPSSLRGDRSPEVFVPPCVSTPEFLHAAMRPDVVTETVVEVSTEEVEPMEVVTLIKEPRGMERDGRKKKTGRKPNKPHPIPNGSPDLGIKKKSREGKGSTYLWEFLLDLLQDKNTCPRYIKWTQREKGIFKLVDSKAVSKLWGKHKNKPDMNYETMGRALRYYYQRGILSKVEGQRLVYQFKEMPKDIVVIDDDKCDADDLGGAYEHVMATDLSKTSGILRGVGPVISPTSPKTKPLPNVTPIQRIVTVSTPTESPHATIIPNASAPRTVRVAMQVPVVMTTPLGQKISPVAISTATPPPSSVTTVTGASTPKVLIQTVPAMENSDKITLQLAKIITITPITLALPPGTGPAHSHPHSSAPTTRLPVQIHVQSDSHMTHTEPTQEVEGHTQEVTAYTHS